One segment of Chloroflexota bacterium DNA contains the following:
- a CDS encoding 2-oxo acid dehydrogenase subunit E2 produces the protein SVMCIFDSAGPAGAGYGSAPRAAPRPAAAPPPSRPGQGPVFASPSVRALAREIGVDIYQVPGSGPAGRISSDDVKAFARSRPEGAPAAPVPLPDFSQFGATEEVDLSRLRRTIARNLGNSWNQIPHVTLHAQAEIDELDRQRQALRASGRRASITAVLVQQVVAALKAEPVINASFDAGAGKLVLKRYYNIGIAVDTERGLVVPVIRDADSKSLDDLAAELTDLAERARAGKASPDELSGASFTITNLGTLGVGEFTPIINPPEVAILGVGASESRPVWNGESFEPRLTLPLSLSIDHRAVDGADGARFLSALTRGLAAPGLI, from the coding sequence TCGGTGATGTGTATATTTGACAGCGCCGGCCCCGCAGGTGCCGGCTACGGCTCGGCCCCGCGCGCCGCGCCGCGCCCGGCCGCCGCTCCTCCACCGTCGCGCCCCGGCCAGGGACCGGTGTTCGCCTCGCCCAGCGTGCGGGCCCTGGCGCGCGAGATCGGGGTCGACATCTACCAGGTCCCCGGCAGCGGTCCCGCCGGACGAATCTCTTCCGACGACGTGAAGGCCTTCGCCCGCAGTCGCCCGGAGGGGGCGCCGGCCGCTCCCGTTCCGCTGCCGGACTTCTCCCAATTCGGCGCGACCGAGGAGGTCGATCTATCGCGCCTGCGGCGGACCATCGCCCGCAACCTGGGCAATTCCTGGAACCAGATTCCCCACGTCACCCTGCACGCCCAAGCCGAGATCGACGAGCTTGACCGGCAGCGGCAGGCCCTGCGGGCAAGCGGCCGGCGCGCCAGCATCACCGCAGTCCTGGTTCAGCAGGTCGTGGCCGCGCTGAAAGCCGAGCCGGTCATCAACGCCAGCTTTGACGCCGGCGCCGGCAAATTGGTGCTGAAGCGCTACTACAACATCGGAATCGCAGTCGACACGGAGCGCGGCCTGGTAGTGCCGGTGATCCGCGATGCCGATTCGAAATCACTGGACGACCTGGCGGCCGAACTAACCGACCTTGCCGAACGCGCCCGGGCGGGCAAAGCCTCCCCGGACGAACTCAGCGGCGCCAGCTTCACGATCACGAATCTCGGCACGCTCGGTGTCGGCGAATTCACCCCGATCATCAACCCACCCGAAGTTGCGATCCTGGGCGTGGGTGCATCAGAGTCGCGACCCGTCTGGAACGGGGAGAGCTTCGAGCCGCGTCTCACGCTGCCGCTTTCGCTTTCAATCGATCACCGCGCCGTCGACGGCGCCGACGGGGCCAGGTTCCTGTCCGCCTTAACGCGCGGTTTAGCCGCGCCCGGGCTCATCTGA